aacctggctattaaattcacaaacttattttaaccaaactattttaatattttaattaaattttaattaagcattatGGGCCTAATTTGTGAGCTTGATGGGCCTAAGCTTAATTAAGGAAATAATTAATTGTATTATATGTTAAACTTACCCCAAACCCTTCACAAGTCACGCCACAATCTGATTTTCTCCAAACCCTTCCCCCACCCATCAAAGTACACGACCCACTCACAcattaatttgaaggaaaaatttGGAAAGCTTCAAGGATTTTAGCCTAGGGTTTTCCTCGTCGTCGTTCTTCTATCGCCATCGTATATTCGTGCATTTAAAACGTAAAGGCATGCCATACATCTCTTTTTCTCGTCTATCACATCGTATTATCGTTTTAAATATCGtgtgcatgaaaaacatgaaattCTTTTGATTATTTTCGGAATATTGCACATACATTCATGAATTTTAATCCAAAAACTAGTTCTATACgtgtaaaggggctgccatgatgttaaTTCATGATCAAGTATGGTTTACACATGATTTAGAGTCCTACACACACACCCTAATCACCACAAAATTGAAGGAAACGGGATGGAGTCGATTTTTCTGGCATGGGGTTTGGGGTGATCGAGTTTCATGTTAAGGGGGCTAGTTGAGTCACGGCTTGGAGCCAGGGCTCGGTCAGGGGATGGTTCAGTcgagggaagagtcctagtcgtgctaggactcgagtaagagggctgggaggagtccttgccaaCAAGGACTCTTACCCGAGAGCCCTATTGCAGCGCGCTGACTTGCGCAGCCTGTGCAGGGAGGTGGGCTCGGTCCAGGGCTTAGTGGCTGGGCTAGGACAACTTTAGGGTCCTAGGGAGGAGTACTGTAGGTGGGTTCAAGGGTGGCTCGGTCGGCTAGAGTCCTAGGAGGGTAAACAAGAGTCCATGCAAGAAGGGTCTCTCGGCCGCTGCAGGTTCATGGGAAGGGGTTCACGCTTTCGAGTTGTTGATGGTTCCTAAGGGTTCCAAGGGTCCAGTAGGGTGCCTTAGGGGGTTGGTAAGGGTTTGGTCCACCATGGCTCGAGGGTGGCTCAGGTTCGAATCACATAGGTCATGTTAGGGTTTTCTTTGGGAAAAATAATCGAAACACGGTTCACGAGGGTCGAGTCGTGATTTACGAGggctaaaataatttttaaaagtcaaagttttaatttgagaattttatattaaggtttggtttaattcgggatttaaaactcagtaatacgtcttatttaaggattaatttaaaagtcctcgatttaaactaaataaaaatatggataaattcatgtaagcttaaatatttatttgggatatgttagagtcaatgaaattaagaaaaatttaaaaacgtgaaattttacgtctaggggtaaaacggtcattttatgCCTAGAAAGTACTAATATCATGCCAATGTCATGGATGTTGTTttacatgctaatatgattatttcaaatgtttatgaatttttatgatattgattttaaatgtttattattTATACGCTTAAAATCGCTATATCCGCTTAAAAaccggaatagtttggagtctAATGTTGTATACGCGTAGATATAAACTCGTAAATACCCTATAAATGATTTGTCAAATACACGGCGCCCAAGCAACGTCTTGAATGTCGAGACGCACAATTTTAAACTTACACTGCGTTTTGGGTACGAGAATACCATGTCCCAATATCACCAACTTACGGGCTCAATAGGACATAGGTAAAATCAAGAGCATTAATAATGAGCATATGTATGTTCATACATTGCGCTTGTTTAAATCCATTATGTTACAATTCGGCTTTGtttataggcaaaaacttgtatgagacgttatcacgggtcgtatttgtgagacaggtcttttatttgggttacccatgaaaaattattatattttatgttaaaagtattactttttattgtgaatatgagtagggttgacccgtctaacagattaagatccgtgagacggtctcacatgacaCCCACTCTTATTTATACTACATCTATAGTGTTATTCTGGGAGTATTATTATAAAAGATGTTCATATTAACATTTCACATAAAATAAACAATTTGGGGTTCATCAttactttttaaattttaattcaaatgttcGTAAACTATATCGGTGTAGTATTGACAAAACTGTACAActccatatatataaatactaaAATGTAATAtaatgaatttataaaaaaatcaaatataacatgttttaaggaaaaaaaattatatcaagAGAATTTTGGGACATTGTGATTATAACGTAGAGTTATCGTTTCATAATAAAGTTCTAGTTTATAGAATGAAAAGGATAACCAACAAGATTGAAAACTGATCTAATCAAAAGATTAATATTGATTGATAGATATAAAAGGGTATTAAATTATCTGAGAGCGGAAAcacatatataatttattttttaaaacttattttcatgagaaaaattcaAGCATCAAATTTTATGTTAAGATGTTTacttatattataatataatataatattggggaaggaatatttttgaaattaaaagaaaattgaaaaacataatagatatatcatatttaatattatatacagAAGACTAATGAAAACTACATTATTACTAATGTGACCATTTCATTAATCCAAATCAAAACTTTAATCATGATTTAGACAGCGCAACCCAACCTGCACCATCTCATCAAATCTTGCTTTAAAACCCATATCTTAGCATTGGAATCAGTGCAAATGATGACACAAATCCATATAAAcaattaattattaaacaaattagAGCTACTAAAGAACAAGAAACAAATATTGTCGAGTtagcttaattaatttataaaatattcagaacattatatatattaaaggGCTTCCGAGAAACGTTTCTGGGAATCTACAAAAGAGAAAAAGTGAACAACAATGACTCAAAGACAAGGGACTTTgaattcttttatatatattcaTCATCAGTTATTGATTCAATGTGTTGCatcaaaatttgataatatatacATATTCAGACACGGCGGTGCTGGTGGCGGTGCAAGATAtagtactatatatatataaaaatatatagcaTTTATCGATATAGATCTCCATGGCTCCAGTGGGATTGCCTCCAGGTTTCAGGTTCCATCCCACTGATGAAGAGCTTGTGAATTATTATCTCAAGAAAAAGATCCAAGGCCAAGAAATCGAACTCGATATCATCCCTGAAGTTGATCTTTACAAGTGTGAGCCATGGGAATTAGCAGGTAATTAATGATAAAAATCTTGAATCCATCCCTAGATTATTATTTCAAGCGTGTATATCTTTTGTTATATATTAAGCTCGAGATACACTAATGCTGATTAAATCGGggataaaatataaattcattaaTATGTATTGTGAGTTAAGATTCATACTTGGTTCAATTTGTTGCAGAGAAATCTTTCTTGCCAAGTAGGGATCCGGAATGGTATTTTTTTGGGCCAAGGGACCGAAAGTACCCGAACGGATTCAGAACAAATAGGGCAACCCGCGCCGGGTACTGGAAGTCTACTGGGAAAGACAGGAGGGTAATAAGCCAGAATCGAGCCATCGGGATGAAGAAAACACTGGTTTATTACAAGGGTAGAGCTCCACAAGGAATAAGAACCGATTGGGTTATGCACGAGTATCGGCTCGATGACACCACCTCTCCTTCCTGCATCCAGGTTTCCACttgatagatatatatatacatacatatatatatatatatatatatagcatccAGGTTACCacctgatatatatatatatatacacacacataatgAATGCATTCTCAACATAATATGTAGTGCATAGGCTTTATAGATATTACCGTACGTGTATTGCTCGAAATGATGACTAGTTAACTTTAGAATTCGGAACATCATAAAATGATATAGTTGACAGTAATTTAATTTGTTTATCTACAATGGCTCATATCGTAAGAGTTACACAGTTTACTTAGAAAAATCAATATGAAGTATGAGTGACCAAATACAAATTTATGTCCCTCTTACCTTAAATTCTGGCTTTGATTAGAGGTTTCGATCAAGAATGTAAAGGCCAAGAAAATACACGTGAAAATTTTAGCCATTTCAATAATCCTCATGTTTTGTCTCGAGGTGACAATTTCTTCCACACTCCTCTGATTCATGTTTTTCAACGTTGATTAAAAATCCCTTGAATTTCTTTGTCATTATGGTCAATTATATTTCAAAACTCTCTTTTACTCTATTGAAGATGCCAGATGTCACCATCTTGAGTTCAAAAGCACCAATTTTGAagtctttaatttttttttttatcgtaAAAAACATTTATCGCTTCCCATTTTTCATCATCTCTTTTTGTTCCATGTCAAAGTTTGGATAAAAAGCAAGATGGGAATAATTATTACATACCTTTGATCATGAGCcaaatacacacacatatatacacactaacacacacacataaaTGCATATGTAGGCAGATTAGTGCATGCATGCGTGTGGAACACAACTGCATTGCATGCATGGAAAATTTCGAACTTTTGTCTCTCATGATGGTCATGCTTTATCTTCCTTGAAGCATTATAAATCGGGTATAGCTATTTTGATTTAGAAGTGAATTAGTTAGTCAATTATGTTTTTaaacaaatgaaaaaaaaaatcattaaattttcttttaaaatatttttaatgattgtaataatacgtgaatgattattattattattattaaaaaaagaaTGAAATAAGCTAAAATAATCAGTAACTAACACAATATTCTTTTCTTGAATAGGTATATAATAAATCTCTTCAGTGACAAAGTCTATCTTCACTTTGTCTTTCAATATTGAGACAAAAGTACAATCCATTCAATATGACTGAATCTGATCTTATCAATACATTTTTTGTCTCTATTTTCTATATTAttaaccatatatatatatatatttatatatatatatataggtatgtatatatatatataggtatgTATATATGCCAAGATCTAAAGAATCAGATGATTCttaaataaaatgaataattttatttttgtgtcACTCACACATTATTACTCTATCGTGAAAACCTAAAAGCAGCAATATCCCCTTCACTTTCATTTTGTAAGAAGATGTCGGTCACTTTTGCACTTTATTCTTCTAAATATACCTGTATAAAACATTCTCCGtcacccttttttttttttattgtgatgaAATATTGTACATTATATGAATCATAATATTgattaattttgtttaaaactgttatatatatatatatatatatatatatatatatatatatatatatatatttcctcTATCCTTGGATGAAATATAGTTGAAAAATATACAGATCGCTTTGTCCTTTAAACAATTTTAGAGAAACCATAAGATAGCCTTTTCACTTatttctgctgctgatgcttcttttttcaactttttcactttaaTTGTGAATCAAAATATATCCAACAGCCCCAATTATTGACTGAGGGAATATCTATGgctcattttttttctttctgtCCATCAATCTCAAAGATCAAAGATTGTGATTGAACCTTACATACCCCTAGGCCTTCGGGGAATTAAAACGGGAGGAAGACAAGATGAGGAACAAATATGTAATATGTTTTATATAGGGAAATAAATTTCTAAAATACTATACTTGTTTAGCCGGATGGGCCTCAATGCACTTTGTTAAATTGTAGTTCTAAcgtttttttttcttatcgCAGGACTCATACGCTTTATGTCGTGTTTTCAAGAAAAATGGGTTGTGTTCTGATGTAGAAGACCAGCAAGGGCAGCCTAGTAATATCCCATTGCTCGACTACTCACAAGGAGTCGTCATCACAACCGAGATTGAAACAATGTCACCAGAGTTCCCATTGGCATCATCTTCCACCTTATGCATGGAGGAAGAAGAAGATAAAGATGATTCATGGATGCAGTTTATTACAGATGACGTGTGGTGTGGTGATGAGGTGTCTCATGTTGGTTTCTCAAACTAATAAAACAAAGAAGTGATTGATTTATTAAGAaacattatttcaaatatataatttattatatattaaatgaaTTCTGTAAAATTTTATTGTGTCATTTTGCATTGCATTAATTTTCTGTAATTGTACTTTGAACTTGAACTTCTTGTTTACTTCTGTACATTCCAGGCTTTGTAATGGGTCTACAGATTTGGgttctttcaaaaaaaaaattacagcaCCTCTTTATAAAGTTTTCTCTATTGTTTTTTGCTTGTGGACTAAAGGGTATGTACTATTagcagaactgaatatgaattCCATTGATGAGAAAAAGCCAGAGCTAAAGCTCTGTATTGAGGAATACAATATGAAAAATGAATTAGTCAGTTAACATGGCTAGTGCTCCTCTATTTATACAAGTCAGAATCAACGCTTAGTtctaatactccccctcaaggTGTGAGTGAATATTGTGCACTCCCATCTTGATCAAAAGCTCCTTAAAACGCGAGCAAAACAGCGGCTTTGTGAATAAATCTGCTAGCTGCGATTCTAAAGAGACATATGCATCAGCTTTATGACCGTGCCAGTACTTGTTCACGCACAACATGACAGTCGATGTCAATGTGTTTAGTTCGTTCATGAAATACTGGATTGGAGCCGATGTGTATAGCAGCTTGACTATCAGCAAAATAACGCCGATGGCTCATCGTTCTCGACTTTTAAATCTTTAAGCAACTTTCTAATCCACATGACTTCACAAGTAGCTGCTGCCATGGATCTGTATTCAGCCTCAGCAGAAGATCTTGAGACAGTTTGTTGCTTCTTGGATCGCCAAGACACCAGTAGACTCTCCAAGGAATACACAAAAACCTGTGACTGATCGGCGTGTGTCAATACACGAACCCCAGTCCGCATCTGAGAAAAACTTAAGTCTCAAATCAGAGACACTTTTATAGAGTAAGCCCTGTCCAATCGTTCCTTTTACGTATCTTAAAACATCCAATGCTGCGTCCATGTGAGATGTTCGTGGCTTAGAAACGTATTGGCTCAGCTTGTTCACTGCATAAGTCAAGTCTGGACGGGTAATTGTAAGATATATCAAGCGTCCAATCAATTTTCTATATGTGGTGGGGTTAGAAATCAACTCTCCGTCCTCCAAAGAGAGTTTGATGTTTGCAGCCAAGAAGACCAGCTTCTGTGAGTATCTTTAATGCATAATTTCGTTGACAAATTAAAATACCAGATCGTGACCTAGCCACCTCTATGCCCAAGAAGTATTTTAACTCTCCCAAGTCCTTTAATCGAAACTTGCTATCAAGATACATCTTTAAATCATTAGCCTCTTTCTCGCAGTTGGTGGCAATCACAATGTCATCAACGTAGACCAACAAGGCAACAAAAACACTTCCTTTTGTCCGTAGAAATAAGGAATTATCAGCATGAGATTGAGAAAATCCTATGTCCAGTAATGCAGCGGAGAATTTTGCAAACCATTGGCGAGAGGCTTGCTTTAAACCATATATGGATTTATGGAGTTTACAAGCAGCATTTGGAGGTAGAATCTCCCCCTCTCTGCAATACCCTTGGGGCAGAGACATATAAACCTCTTCCTGGAGCTCGCCATGAAGAAAAGCATTATTGACATCAAGTTGAATTAAAAACCAACCTTGAGCAGCAGCCAAAGCTAATAAGACCTTGACAGTCACAAGTTTAGCCACCGGAGAGAAGGTTTCAATATAGTCAATCCCTTCCTGTTGGGTGTAACCTTTGGCAACTAGGCGTGCTTTATAACGCTGTAAAGAGCCATCAGCAGAAAATTTGGCTTGTAAACCCAACGACAACCAACCAAAGACTTGCCGGGTGGCAAAGGAACAATTGTCCAAGTGTCATTGGCTTCCAAAGCAGTGAGTTCATCAGTCATGGCCTGTCTCCACTCAGGAATAACTACAGCTTGAGAGTAGTGTTCTGGTTCAATGATGGAAGAGATATTGTGGACTAAGGCAGAAAAGGTAGGGGACAATCTGTGAGAAGTAATATAAGTGGACAAAGGGTGCATTGTTGTACAAGGATGAGTGGAAACAGTTGTGAAACAATGGTAGTCGCGAAGATGAGATGGAGTATGAATGGGACGGTTGGATCTTGTATGCTTCTGCAAGTTGTTGGGAATGATTAAGGGGGAAGCATTGGGTGGTATGACATTATCAAAGAAGATGTCCAAAGAAGAATGTAAAGAAAGAGGATCTTTGAAAGGAAAAGaatgttcatgaaaaacaaCATCCCGTGAAATGAAGACTTCATTAGTTTCGATATTCAACAATTTGTAACCTTTGTAACCTGCTGGATATCCCAGGAAGACAGATTTGATGGCTCGAGATGAAAATTTGTCACGAGTAGAAACAAGTGTTGAAGCAAAACACAAGCAACCAAAAACTCGTAAATGTGAATAAGAGGGCAGCTTGTGATGCAGCAACTCAAAGGGTGACTTATTGGCAAGAGAGACTGATGGAGTGCGGTTTATCAAGTAGATGGACGTAATGATACAAGTCGGGCCAATAGACCAGGGGAATGTTAGATTGGAAAAGAAGAGCTCGAGCCACATTTAGAATATGCTGATGTTTTCGCTCAACAACAGAGTTTTGTTGCGGTCTCTCAACACACGAATGGAAATGAATAATCCCTTTTTGGAGAAAAAAATTGGTGAAGTTGAGTTCTGGGGCATTATCACTTCGAACTCCTTTAATCTTGGTGTTAAATTGAGCATACACCATTTGATAGAAGGCTTGGAAAAATTTGTTGAACATcatgcttagttttcaacaTGTATGCCCAAGTAAAACGAGTGTGATC
This Primulina eburnea isolate SZY01 chromosome 2, ASM2296580v1, whole genome shotgun sequence DNA region includes the following protein-coding sequences:
- the LOC140824644 gene encoding NAC domain-containing protein 54, which codes for MAPVGLPPGFRFHPTDEELVNYYLKKKIQGQEIELDIIPEVDLYKCEPWELAEKSFLPSRDPEWYFFGPRDRKYPNGFRTNRATRAGYWKSTGKDRRVISQNRAIGMKKTLVYYKGRAPQGIRTDWVMHEYRLDDTTSPSCIQDSYALCRVFKKNGLCSDVEDQQGQPSNIPLLDYSQGVVITTEIETMSPEFPLASSSTLCMEEEEDKDDSWMQFITDDVWCGDEVSHVGFSN